CGGACGCGCGGCCGATTTCCTGCGGGCGGAATACCGCATGAATGCCCATATCGCCTCCTATTCGAAACCCTATGTGGTCTTCATGGAAGGCATCACCATGGGCGGAGGCGTCGGCGTATCCAGCCACGGAAGCCACCGCATCGTGACCGACACGACGAAGCTCGCCATGCCGGAAACCGGCATCGGCTTCTTTCCCGACATCGGCGCTACATGGCTTCTGGCGAAAGCGCCGGGCGAACTCGGCACGCTGATGGGCCTGACTGGCGAGGCGATCGGTGCGGCCGATGCCATCGAAGCCTGCTTCGCCGACTGGTTCGTGCCGGCCACAGCGCTTGCCGATCTTGCCGAGAAGCTGACAATCCTTCTGCCCGGCACGACCCACAAGGACGTTTCCCTGCTGGTGGACGCAGCCGCAACTCCGCCGCCGAAAGGCGACTTCGCCGATAACCGGGCACTGATCGATCGGTGCTTCTGTTTCGACACCGTCGAGGAGATCGAGGCCGCCCTTGCGGCGGAGGCGAACCCGTTTGCGGAAAAGATCCGCTCCGCCATGATGGTGAAATCGCCGACCAGCTTGAAGGTGACGCTGGCGCTCCTGAGAGCTGCGCGCAAATCGACCGACCTCAGAACCTGTCTTGAACGCGAATTCGCCGCAACCGCCCGGATCCTGCACACGCCGGACTTCTACGAGGGCATCCGCGCCGCCATCATCGACAAGGACCGCAATCCGAAGTGGTCGCCGCCGAGCCTCGACGCCATCGGCCCCGGCATCGTCGAGCCCTTCTTCCAGCCGCACCCGCAGCCCTTGTTCGGCTGAACTCAGGTCGGCAGGCGAACCACCATCTCCATTTCCATCTGGAGATCCGGTCCGGCAAGCGCGGCAACGCCGATGCCGGTCAGGCTTGGCTTCGCGCCATCCAGAAAAGCGAGCACGACCGGCATCGCTTCTCCGACCCGTTCCGGTGTCAGGTCGGTGACGTAAAGCCGCACCATGACGATGTCGCCGGGCGTCGCCCCGACCGCATCGAGCGCCGACTTTGCATTTGCGACGACCAGTCGCGCCTGTTCGGCAAGGTCTTCCGGCGCGCGCTCGCCGCCCGTCTGCCATGCCACCTGCCCCGAGATGAAGGCAAGCCGCCCCGGCTCCACGGTGGTAATCTGCGAATAACCCAGCGCACCCGCATCGGGCAGCGTCGGCGGGTTCAAACGGCCAAGGGTTTGTGTCATGTCTCCGTTCCTTCCTGTCGTCATCGGCGGGTCATCTCGCGGCCTGCGCCGGACGGGATTGCTATAGCCGGTCGATTGACGAACGGACGACGACACAGAAGCGAACCATCGGAGGGTTCATGCTGCGCGCCAATCTGAGCGATATCCAGGTCTTCATGGCCGTCGTCGATGCCGGAAGCTTCGTTGCCGGAGGCAAGGCCATGGGGCTGTCCCGCTCGGCAGCGGGAAAGGCGGTTCTCCGCCTTGAAGAGCGCCTCGGAACGCGCCTCCTCAACCGCACCACACGCACGCTCAGCCTGACCGACGAAGGCCGGATATTCTACCAGCACGGACTACGGATCTTCGCCACCGTCGACGAGGCCGAAGCAAGCATCGCCGGAACCACCGGCACCCCGCGCGGAGTGCTGCGGCTGACAGTACCCGACGCTTTCGGGCGGCTGGTCCTGCTTCCCCTCATCCGCAGATATCTGGAGGCATGGCCCGAAGTGCAGGTGGAGGTGAGTTTCACCGATCGTGTCGAGGATATCGTCGAGGAAGGCTTCGACCTCGCCATCCGGATCGGCGTCACGACCTCCGATTCCCGCATGGTGTCCCGCGTCGTCGCCCGTTTCAGGGCGCTGCTCTGCGCCGCGCCCTCTTATCTCGCCGAGCGCGGTGAGCCTGAAGATGTCGACGATCTCACCAGCCATGACTGCCTGATCTTCACCAGCCGGAACCGGCGACAGGGCTGGCGCTTTCCCGGCAAGGATGGCGGCTGGATCAAGGCACCCGGTCGCAGCCGCCTGCGGCTGGACAGCGGGGAAGCGCTCAGGGATGCCGCCGTCGCGGGGCTCGGTATCGCCCTTCTTCCCGATTTCCTCGTGGCAAGGGATCTCGCCGAAGGCCGCCTGCGGCAGGTGCTTCCCGAGCTCCAGTCCGGCGACGTCAACATCGTCGCGCTCTATCCCGACAAACGCCTGCTGGAACCCCGCGTCAGACGTTTCATCGACCTGATGACGGAAGAGCTGCGTCCCTGATTTCGAGCTGATAACGGCGCGATCCGGCGCTCACTCGATCTCGTAGGGGTTGGCGTTGCGAACCTTGTGATCCACCACCAGCCGGTGCTTGAGCGGCGGCACGGCGCGGCTGGTGCATTTCACCCGCTCGCAGATCCGGCAGGAAATGCCGATCGGATCGAACCCCGCCCGGTTGGAAAGATCGAGATCGTCGGCATAGACGAACTGGTCGGCGTAGGAAACCTCGCAGCCGAGCGCCAGCGCGTAACGCGGCTGCGCCGCCCGGAAGCCGAGCGTACCCTTGTTCACCTGCGTGGCGATGCAGAGATAGCGCACGCCGTCAGGCGTCTCCGCGAGCTGGCGGATGATGCGGCCCGGCGCCTCGAAGGCCTGATGCGCATTCCACAGCGGACAGGCAGCACCAAAGCGGGCGAACTGCAGGCGGGCGGCGCTATGCCGCTTGGTGATGTTGCCGGCCCGGTCGATACGGGCGAAAAAGATCGGCACTCCCTTCTGCCCCGGACGCTGCAGCGTCGACAGCCGGTGACAGACCTGCTCCAGCGACGCCCCGAAACGGGCCGCCAGCAATTCGATATCGTGGCGCAGTTCCCGCGCCGCCTGCAGGAAGTTGCGATAGGGCAGGATCAGCGCACCGGCGAAATAGTTGTGCAGCCCGATGCGACAGATCTCCACCGCTTCCTCGGTGCGGAACCCCGCCGACTTCAGCACCTGATCGATCTTCGTTTCCGCATGAAGCTGGGCGGTCTGCGTGGCGATCTGGAAGTCCCGCGTCGGCGCGGAAGCATAGCGGCTGAGCGTGAGAATGCGCGATTTCGGATCGTAGCGGCGGATCGCTTCGTCGCCGGCATCGCCGCGCACCACGCGAACCCCGTAGCGGCTTTCGAGGAAGCCGGTCATCGCCGCGTAATTCTCGCCCTCGCCGAGCTTGAGTTCCGCCGCCAGTCCTTCGGCCATCTGGTCGATGTCATGGATGTAGTTATCGACGAAGTGAAAGAAGTCCCGCACCTCCTCGTAGGAAGTCGTCTCGTTGGCCGTCGCGGCACCCGCGCGGTCGGCATAGCTCGCCAGCTGCTCGCCGTTTCGCCGATAGGCCTGGTGACAGTTGATCAGCGCATGGGCGAAACCCGGCGCGTTCTGGGTGATGAGCTTCAGTTCCTGCAGGCTCGGCGAATAGGTTTCGAACAGCGGATCCGAAAGCGCCTCCGTCAGCGCCGAAAGCAGGCGGTCGTTCTGGCCGGAGGAAAGCTCGGTGATATCGATCCCGAATTTCTCCGCGAGCGCCAGAAGCACCGAGGCCGAAACCGGCCGCTGGTTGTTTTCGATCTGGTTGAGATAGCTGGTCGAGATACCGATCATGTCGGCAAACTGGGCCTGCGTGTTGCCACTCGCCTGCCTGATTTCGCGGACCTTGCGGCCGATGAAGAGCTTGCCGATCGCCATTTGCAATTTCGCATTTTTCAGTTTGCAAATTTATAAATCCACAATTGCACCTGTTCAATCATTTTCTTTGCCTCGCCAGACGTTTAAGGGCACAAATCATCCTGAAAAGCTTCATGAATATGTCGGGAGGCAGCATGCGAACGGTATTGGAACAGCTCGAGGCGCGTCGCGCCGAGGCGCATCTCGGCGGCGGCCAGCGCCGCATCGACGCCCAGCACGCCAAGGGCAAGCTGACGGCGCGCGAGCGCATCGAGGTTCTGCTCGATGAGGGCTCCTTCGAAGAATACGACATGTATGTCACCCATCGCTGCACCGATTTCGGCATGGAAAACCAGAAGGTCGCCGGCGACGGCGTCGTCACCGGCTGGGGCACGATCAACGGCCGTCAGGTCTATGTCTTCTCCCAGGATTTCACCGTCCTCGGCGGCTCGCTGTCCGAGACCCATGCCCAGAAGATCTGCAAGATCATGGACATGGCGATGAAGAACGGCGCTCCGGTGATCGGCCTCAACGATTCGGGCGGCGCCCGCATCCAGGAAGGCGTCGCCTCGCTCGCCGGCTATGCCGATGTGTTCAAGCGCAATGTCGATGCCTCCGGCGTCGTGCCGCAGATCTCCGTCATCATGGGCCCCTGCGCCGGCGGCGCGGTCTATTCGCCTGCCATGACCGATTTCATCTTCATGGTGCGCGACAGCTCCTACATGTTCGTGACCGGTCCCGACGTCGTGAAAACGGTGACGAACGAGATCGTCACGGCCGAGGAGCTTGGCGGCGCATCGACCCACACCAAGAAGTCGTCGGTTGCCGATGGCGCCTATGAAAACGACATCGAGGCGCTGGAACAGGTTCGCCTGCTGTTCGATTTCCTGCCGCTCAACAACCGCGAAAAGCCGCCGCTTCGTCCCTTCCATGACGACCCGGCCCGCATCGAGAACCGCCTCGACACCCTGATCCCGGACAGTTCCAACAAGCCCTACGACATGAAGGAGCTGATCTACGCTCTGGCCGACGAGGGCGATTTCTTCGAGATCCAGGAAGCCTTCGCCCGGAACATCATCACCGGCTTCCTCCGGCTGGAAGGCCAGACGGTCGGCGTCGTCGCCAACCAGCCGATGGTGCTCGCCGGCTGCCTCGATATCGACAGTTCGCGCAAGGCCGCCCGCTTCGTCCGCTTCTGCGACGCCTTCAACATTCCGATCCTGACGCTGGTCGATGTTCCCGGCTTCCTGCCCGGCACCAGCCAGGAATATGGCGGCGTCATCAAGCATGGCGCGAAGCTGCTCTTCGCCTATAGCCAGGCCACTGTTCCGATGGTGACGCTGATCACCCGCAAGGCCTATGGCGGCGCCTACGACGTCATGGCCTCCAAGCACATCGGCGCCGACATCAACTATGCATGGCCGACCGCCGAGATCGCCGTCATGGGCGCCAAGGGCGCGACCGAAATCCTCTATCGCTCCGAGCTGAACGATCCCGAAAAGATCGCCGCCCGCACGAAGGAATACGAGGAACGCTTCGCCAACCCCTTCGTCGCCGCCGAACGCGGCTTCATCGACGAAGTCATCATGCCGCATTCCTCGCGCCGCCGCATCGCCCGTGCCTTCGCCTCGCTGCGCAACAAGCAGCTCGGCACGCACTGGAAGAAGCACGACACGATCCCGTTGTAAGGGAGAGACCGATGGCCGACCTTCCCGACATGACCAAGCACAAGGGCTTCCCCTCCGGGATGCCCGGCACCGGCGTGCAGTTCACGATCCGCCGCGCCAATCCGAAGGGCGTGACCCCGCTCAAGGCCCTGCCTCGCAAGGCCCGCCCGGGCACCAAGGAACACCGCATCGACGCGGCCTTCCTGCATGCCCTCTGGCACCATTTCGGCGACGAGCCCTTCGAGCGTGGCAACCTGGATGCCGCCAGACTGAACCTTCTTTTCGGCCGTGAAGTCCTTCCGGCCGACAAGGATTTCGATCCGCTTTCCTACGAGTCCATGCTGGTGATCAACGAAAAGATCGCCCGGCAGAACTTCCCGGAATCATTTGACGACGTATTCGAGGTGTGACGGTGACCATCAAGAAAATCCTCATCGCCTCGTTGCGCGGCAAACAGTTCGGTTCGCACTCGGCGAAACACGACTCGAGCCCGCTGTAAGCGGCATCACGGTCAACCCTGACGGAGGACGGGATGTCGACGCAGACGAGTAAATTTCTGAGCTATGTCCTGCGCCACGCGCCGGAGAGCATTGGCCTTTCTCTCGACCAGCAAGGTTGGGCGGAGATCAGCGAATTGCTCGAAAGGGCCCGCCTCGACGGTCACGCACTGGATCTCGCCAGCCTTCAGCGCATCGTGGCCGAAAGCGACAAGAAGCGGTTCACGATTTCCGAGGATGGGAAGCGTATCCGCGCCGCTCAGGGCCATTCGGTCAACGTCGACCTCGGCCTCCAGTCCAGTCAGCCGCCGGATACCCTTTACCATGGAACCGCGACACGCTTTCTCGAAAGCATCAAGACGCAGGGCCTCGTATCCGGGAGCCGCCAGCAGGTTCATCTTTCGAACGACGTCGCCACCGCCCGGAACGTTGGCCAGAGGCACGGCAAGCCGGTCGTGTTGACCATCAACACCGGCCGAATGTTTGCCGACGGCCAGAAGTTCTACTTCACCGATAACAGCGTTTGGCTGACCGATGCCGTTCCGGCCAGCTACATCTCATTCCCGTCTGACGGAGAACAAGCATGATCAAGAAACTCCTCATTGCCAACCGTGGCGAAATCGCCTGCCGGGTCATCAAGACCGCGAAGAAGATGGGCATCCAGACCGTCGCCGTCTATTCCGATGCCGACCGTGACGCGCTGCATGTGAAGATGGCTGACGAGGCCGTCCATATCGGCCCGGCTCCGTCCAACCAATCCTATATCGTCATCGAGAAGATCCTCGAGGCAATCCGCAAGACCGGCGCCGATGCCGTTCACCCGGGCTATGGTTTCCTGTCGGAAAACGCCGTCTTCGCCGATGCGCTCGCCAATGAAGGCATTACCTTCGTCGGCCCGCCGGTCGGCGCGATCCAGGCCATGGGCGACAAGATCACCTCCAAGAAGCTCGCGGCCGAAGCCGGCGTCTCCACGGTTCCGGGCCATATGGGCCTGATCGAGGATGCCGACGAGGCCGTGAAGATCTCCGACCAGATCGGCTACCCGGTGATGATCAAGGCATCCGCCGGCGGCGGCGGCAAGGGCATGCGCATCGCCTGGAACGCCGAGGAAGCCCGCGAAGGCTTCCAGTCGTCCAGAAACGAGGCCAAGAACTCCTTCGGCGACGACCGCATCTTCATCGAGAAGTTCGTCACCGAGCCGCGCCACATCGAAATCCAGGTGCTCGGCGACAAGCACGGCACCGTGCTCTATCTCGGCGAACGCGAATGCTCGATCCAGCGGCGTAACCAGAAGGTCATCGAGGAGGCCCCGTCGCCCTTCCTCGACGAAGCCACGCGCAAGGCCATGGGTGAACAGGCCGTGGCGCTCGCCAAGGCCGTGGGCTACCACTCCGCCGGCACGGTGGAATTCATCGTCGATGGCAAGCAGAACAAGTTCTACTTCCTCGAAATGAACACCCGCCTGCAGGTGGAACACCCGGTCACCGAGCTCATCACCGGCCTCGACCTCGTCGAGCAGATGATCCGCGTCGCATCCGGCGAAAAGCTTTCCTTCGGCCAGACGGACGTCAAGCTCAACGGCTGGGCGATCGAAAGCCGCCTTTACGCCGAAGACCCCTACCGCAACTTCCTGCCCTCCATCGGCCGCCTGACGCGTTACCGTCCGCCGGTCGAAGGTAAGGAGGATGACGGCACCATCGTCCGCAACGATACCGGCGTCTACGAAGGCGGCGAGATCTCGATGTATTACGACCCGATGATCGCCAAGCTCTGCACCTGGGCGCCCGACCGCCTGACCGCGATCGACGCCATGTCGAAGGCGCTCGACAATTTCGAGGTCGAGGGCATCGGCCACAACCTGCCCTTCCTCTCCGCGGTGATGCAGCAGGAGCGCTTCCGCTCCGGCAAGCTGACCACGGCCTATATCGCCGAGGAGTTCAAGGACGGCTTCACCGGCGTCGCTCCGGACGAGAAGTCCGCCCGCAAGCTGGCGGCCATCGCCGCCGTCATCAACCAGACGCTGCAGGACCGCGCCGTCCAGATTTCCGGCACCATCGGCAATCACCCCCGCAAGGTCGGCAGGGATTGGGTGGTCGCGCTCGCCGGCTATTCCTTCCCGCTGACGGTTACGACCGGCACGGATGGCACCGCCATCGCTTTCGCCGATGACGGCAAGTGCTCGGTCACCGGCGGCTGGCTCCCCGGCCAGAGCCACACGGTCTTCCATGTCGATGGCGAAGCCGTCGGCGTGAAGATCAACCTCGCCGGTGCCGCGATCCGCCTGCGCTGGCGCGGCATGGATGTCACCGCCCGCGTCCGCTCGCCGCGCGTCGCGGCGCTCGCCACCCTGATGCCGGAAAAGCTGCCCCCCGATACGTCGAGGATGCTGCTTTGCCCGATGCCGGGTGTCATCACCTCGGTCGCCGTCAAGGAAGGCGATCAGGTCGAGGCCGGTCAGGCGCTCGCCACCGTCGAAGCCATGAAGATGGAAAACATCCTCAAGGCGGAAAAGCGCGGCGTGGTGAAGAAGGTCGCCGTCAAGGCCGGCCAGAGCCTCGCCGTCGACGAACTGATCATGGAGTTCGAATAGGCCAGCGAATTTGCCCCTCACCCTGACCCTCTCCCCGCAAGCAGGGAGAGGGAACGGCCGGGGCGGTGCCGCAAGCCCCTTCTCCCCGCCTGTGGCGGCAGGAAATGGTCGGGGCGGCACGACAGGATCCCCTTCTCCCCGCTTGCGGGGAGAAGGGTCCGCAGGACGCAGGCGGATGAGGGGCGCAAGCTCATCGGAAAACGGGGAAAGAAATCAGAACTTCCTCTTTGTTTTCAACCTCACCCCCCACCATTCGTCCCCGGCCGATTGCGTCATGTCACCATGGCGCCGTTGCTTCATCGGATACACTGCGAGGCGTCGCGGCGAGAGGCAACCGGCGCCCGGTGCGGGGATAAGACGCAAGAGCCGTATCGGGGGTTCGTGGAATTGGGTCCTCTCGCTGAGAAAGCGACGTGCCGTTGCGGTACAAAGGCGGGCGGCAGCCGGTGAAACCCCGGCGCCCTGTGAAACCCGGCAAGAAGGCTGCCAGACGCGGCCTTGACTGCCGGACGCGGAATCGGGACGAGCCGATTCCAGTCCGCACGAGGAACCGGTTTGCGGGCAAAAACCGCTGAACGGGGTGCCGGAAGGTGCCACCTTTTATACACAAAACGAGGCAGCTCCGGCTCCCCGTCCGACTTAAAGCATGTTGCGCAAAAGTGTTGAGCGGTTTTGCGGCAACGACATGCGACAAGACAGAGTTTCCAAAGCCACGGCCCCGCGCGCGTGGTTAAAGGCGCAGGAGGAAAATGGATGTCGAGCGAGAAGACCATCAAGGACTGGGAAGCGCTGGCCGAGAAGGAGCTGAAGCGTCCGGCCGAAGCACTGACCTGGCACACGCCCGAGGGCATCGACGTCAAGCCGCTCTACACGGCTGAGGACCTCGAAGGCATCGACCACCTGAAATCCCTGCCGGGCTTTGCGCCTTTCGTTCGCGGTCCCCGCGCCACCATGTATGCCGGCCGTCCCTGGACGATCCGCCAGTATGCCGGCTTCTCGACGGCGGAAGCCTCCAACGCCTTCTATCGCAAGGCGCTCGCCGCCGGCCAGCAGGGCGTCTCCGTTGCCTTCGACCTCGCCACCCATCGCGGCTACGACTCGAACCATCCGCGCGTCGAAGGCGATGTCGGCAAGGCCGGCGTGGCGATCGATAGCGTCGAGGACATGAAGATCCTGTTCGACGGCATTCCGCTCGAAAACATCTCCGTTTCCATGACCATGAACGGCGCGGTCATCCCGATCCTCGCCAACTTCATCGTCACCGGCGAGGAACAGGGCGTCTCCCGCGACAAGCTTTCCGGCACCATCCAGAACGACATTCTCAAGGAGTTCATGGTCCGCAACACCTACATCTACCCGCCGGAACCCTCGATGCGCATCATTGCCGATATCATCGAGTACACGGCAAAGGAAATGCCGAAGTTCAACTCCATCTCGATTTCCGGCTATCACATGCAGGAAGCCGGCGCGACGCTGGTGCAGGAGCTGGCCTTCACGCTGGCCGATGGCCGCGAATACGTTCGCGCCGCGCTGAAGAAGGGCCTGAACGTCGACGAGTTCGCCGGTCGCCTGTCCTTCTTCTTCGCCATCGGCATGAACTTCTTCATGGAGGCCGCCAAGCTGCGCGCCGCCCGCCTGCTCTGGACCCGCATCATGCAGGAATTCGAGCCGAAGAAGGCTTCGTCCCTGATGCTGCGCACCCATTGTCAGACCTCCGGCGTCTCGTTGCAGGAACAGGACCCCTACAACAACGTCATCCGCACGGCCTATGAGGCACTGTCCGCAGCGCTCGGCGGCACCCAGTCGCTGCACACCAATGCACTGGATGAAGCCATCGCGCTGCCGACCGAGTTCTCCGCTCGCATCGCTCGCAACACCCAGCTCATCCTGCAGAACGAGACGGGCGTCACCAGGGTCGTCGATCCGCTTGCCGGCTCCTATTACGTCGAAAGCCTCACAGATGAACTGGCGACCAAGGCCTGGGCGCTGATCGAGGAAGTCGAGGCCCTGGGCGGCATGACCAAGGCTGTCGACGACGGCCTGCCCAAGCGCCTGATCGAGGAAGCCGCGACCCGCCGTCAGGCCGCCGTGGACAAGGCCGAGGAAGTCATCGTCGGCGTCAACAAGTTCCGTCTGGAGAACGAAGAGCCGATCGACATTCTGGAAATCGACAATTCCGCGGTTCGCGCTTCCCAGATCAAGCGCATCGAGGAAACCAAGCGCCGCCGCGATACGAAGAAGGTCGAGCAGGCTCTGGCCCGCCTCACCGAAGTTGCCCGCACCGGCGAGGGCAACATTCTCGAAGCGGCCGTCGATGCAGCCCGCGAGCGCGCCACCGTCGGCGAAATCTCGGACGCCATGCGTGCCGTCTTCGGCGACCATGCCGCCGTACCGAAGGTCGTGCGCAACATCTACGGTAAAGCCTATGAGGGCGATCCGGAACTCTCGATCCTCTCCGACCGGCTCGACAGCTACAGGAAGGCCAAGGGCGCGGCTCCCCGCATTCTTGTCGCCAAGCTCGGGCAGGACGGCCACGACCGCGGCGCCAAGGTGATCGCGTCCGCCTTCGGCGACATCGGCTTCGATGTCGTCGCCGGCCCGCTCTTCCAGACGCCGGACGAGGCCGCCGACCTCGCGGTCGCCGGAAAGGTTCAGGTGGTCGGCATGTCGTCGCTCGCGGCCGGCCACAAGACGCTGGCGCCGCAGCTCGTCGAAGCCCTGAAGGCCAAGGGCGCGCAAGATGTCATCGTCGTCGTCGGCGGCGTCATCCCGCGGCAGGACTACGACTACCTGCTGGAACACGGCGTCTCCGCCGTCTTCGGCCCCGGCACCAACGTCATGGACGCCGCCCGCTCCGTCCTCGACCTCGTCGAAGGCCGCCTGCGCAACGATTGACGATGAGGGTTCCGGGAAAGTCCTGAAACGGCGTTCCCGGAAACATATATCAACCGCGATGCGAAGTGA
The window above is part of the Rhizobium sp. ACO-34A genome. Proteins encoded here:
- a CDS encoding methylmalonyl-CoA mutase, yielding MSSEKTIKDWEALAEKELKRPAEALTWHTPEGIDVKPLYTAEDLEGIDHLKSLPGFAPFVRGPRATMYAGRPWTIRQYAGFSTAEASNAFYRKALAAGQQGVSVAFDLATHRGYDSNHPRVEGDVGKAGVAIDSVEDMKILFDGIPLENISVSMTMNGAVIPILANFIVTGEEQGVSRDKLSGTIQNDILKEFMVRNTYIYPPEPSMRIIADIIEYTAKEMPKFNSISISGYHMQEAGATLVQELAFTLADGREYVRAALKKGLNVDEFAGRLSFFFAIGMNFFMEAAKLRAARLLWTRIMQEFEPKKASSLMLRTHCQTSGVSLQEQDPYNNVIRTAYEALSAALGGTQSLHTNALDEAIALPTEFSARIARNTQLILQNETGVTRVVDPLAGSYYVESLTDELATKAWALIEEVEALGGMTKAVDDGLPKRLIEEAATRRQAAVDKAEEVIVGVNKFRLENEEPIDILEIDNSAVRASQIKRIEETKRRRDTKKVEQALARLTEVARTGEGNILEAAVDAARERATVGEISDAMRAVFGDHAAVPKVVRNIYGKAYEGDPELSILSDRLDSYRKAKGAAPRILVAKLGQDGHDRGAKVIASAFGDIGFDVVAGPLFQTPDEAADLAVAGKVQVVGMSSLAAGHKTLAPQLVEALKAKGAQDVIVVVGGVIPRQDYDYLLEHGVSAVFGPGTNVMDAARSVLDLVEGRLRND
- a CDS encoding Cro/Cl family transcriptional regulator; translation: MAIGKLFIGRKVREIRQASGNTQAQFADMIGISTSYLNQIENNQRPVSASVLLALAEKFGIDITELSSGQNDRLLSALTEALSDPLFETYSPSLQELKLITQNAPGFAHALINCHQAYRRNGEQLASYADRAGAATANETTSYEEVRDFFHFVDNYIHDIDQMAEGLAAELKLGEGENYAAMTGFLESRYGVRVVRGDAGDEAIRRYDPKSRILTLSRYASAPTRDFQIATQTAQLHAETKIDQVLKSAGFRTEEAVEICRIGLHNYFAGALILPYRNFLQAARELRHDIELLAARFGASLEQVCHRLSTLQRPGQKGVPIFFARIDRAGNITKRHSAARLQFARFGAACPLWNAHQAFEAPGRIIRQLAETPDGVRYLCIATQVNKGTLGFRAAQPRYALALGCEVSYADQFVYADDLDLSNRAGFDPIGISCRICERVKCTSRAVPPLKHRLVVDHKVRNANPYEIE
- a CDS encoding methylmalonyl-CoA carboxyltransferase; protein product: MRTVLEQLEARRAEAHLGGGQRRIDAQHAKGKLTARERIEVLLDEGSFEEYDMYVTHRCTDFGMENQKVAGDGVVTGWGTINGRQVYVFSQDFTVLGGSLSETHAQKICKIMDMAMKNGAPVIGLNDSGGARIQEGVASLAGYADVFKRNVDASGVVPQISVIMGPCAGGAVYSPAMTDFIFMVRDSSYMFVTGPDVVKTVTNEIVTAEELGGASTHTKKSSVADGAYENDIEALEQVRLLFDFLPLNNREKPPLRPFHDDPARIENRLDTLIPDSSNKPYDMKELIYALADEGDFFEIQEAFARNIITGFLRLEGQTVGVVANQPMVLAGCLDIDSSRKAARFVRFCDAFNIPILTLVDVPGFLPGTSQEYGGVIKHGAKLLFAYSQATVPMVTLITRKAYGGAYDVMASKHIGADINYAWPTAEIAVMGAKGATEILYRSELNDPEKIAARTKEYEERFANPFVAAERGFIDEVIMPHSSRRRIARAFASLRNKQLGTHWKKHDTIPL
- a CDS encoding acetyl/propionyl-CoA carboxylase subunit alpha, with the translated sequence MIKKLLIANRGEIACRVIKTAKKMGIQTVAVYSDADRDALHVKMADEAVHIGPAPSNQSYIVIEKILEAIRKTGADAVHPGYGFLSENAVFADALANEGITFVGPPVGAIQAMGDKITSKKLAAEAGVSTVPGHMGLIEDADEAVKISDQIGYPVMIKASAGGGGKGMRIAWNAEEAREGFQSSRNEAKNSFGDDRIFIEKFVTEPRHIEIQVLGDKHGTVLYLGERECSIQRRNQKVIEEAPSPFLDEATRKAMGEQAVALAKAVGYHSAGTVEFIVDGKQNKFYFLEMNTRLQVEHPVTELITGLDLVEQMIRVASGEKLSFGQTDVKLNGWAIESRLYAEDPYRNFLPSIGRLTRYRPPVEGKEDDGTIVRNDTGVYEGGEISMYYDPMIAKLCTWAPDRLTAIDAMSKALDNFEVEGIGHNLPFLSAVMQQERFRSGKLTTAYIAEEFKDGFTGVAPDEKSARKLAAIAAVINQTLQDRAVQISGTIGNHPRKVGRDWVVALAGYSFPLTVTTGTDGTAIAFADDGKCSVTGGWLPGQSHTVFHVDGEAVGVKINLAGAAIRLRWRGMDVTARVRSPRVAALATLMPEKLPPDTSRMLLCPMPGVITSVAVKEGDQVEAGQALATVEAMKMENILKAEKRGVVKKVAVKAGQSLAVDELIMEFE
- a CDS encoding LysR family transcriptional regulator, which codes for MLRANLSDIQVFMAVVDAGSFVAGGKAMGLSRSAAGKAVLRLEERLGTRLLNRTTRTLSLTDEGRIFYQHGLRIFATVDEAEASIAGTTGTPRGVLRLTVPDAFGRLVLLPLIRRYLEAWPEVQVEVSFTDRVEDIVEEGFDLAIRIGVTTSDSRMVSRVVARFRALLCAAPSYLAERGEPEDVDDLTSHDCLIFTSRNRRQGWRFPGKDGGWIKAPGRSRLRLDSGEALRDAAVAGLGIALLPDFLVARDLAEGRLRQVLPELQSGDVNIVALYPDKRLLEPRVRRFIDLMTEELRP
- a CDS encoding RNA 2'-phosphotransferase, which translates into the protein MSTQTSKFLSYVLRHAPESIGLSLDQQGWAEISELLERARLDGHALDLASLQRIVAESDKKRFTISEDGKRIRAAQGHSVNVDLGLQSSQPPDTLYHGTATRFLESIKTQGLVSGSRQQVHLSNDVATARNVGQRHGKPVVLTINTGRMFADGQKFYFTDNSVWLTDAVPASYISFPSDGEQA
- a CDS encoding 3-hydroxyisobutyryl-CoA hydrolase (catalyzes the formation of 3-hydroxy-2-methylpropanoate from 3-hydroxy-2-methylpropanoyl-CoA), coding for MTGEDVLTGRQGSLGLILLNRPRVLNSLSLDMVKAIETALDRFEKDPEIAAVLMTGEGERGLCAGGDIRSFYESGKAGDGRAADFLRAEYRMNAHIASYSKPYVVFMEGITMGGGVGVSSHGSHRIVTDTTKLAMPETGIGFFPDIGATWLLAKAPGELGTLMGLTGEAIGAADAIEACFADWFVPATALADLAEKLTILLPGTTHKDVSLLVDAAATPPPKGDFADNRALIDRCFCFDTVEEIEAALAAEANPFAEKIRSAMMVKSPTSLKVTLALLRAARKSTDLRTCLEREFAATARILHTPDFYEGIRAAIIDKDRNPKWSPPSLDAIGPGIVEPFFQPHPQPLFG